TCACGGGAGATGGGAAGGAGAATAGGAAGCATCCGAAAAACCTTGTTTTTCTGGTTGTTTTTAACTGATGGCTATTTATAACAATAGTTCGATAAACACTTCTCCCGAAATCTGGAGGAGTTTTTTTATGTCTGTGTTTCTGGAAAGATAAGCAGAAAATAAGAAGTGTCAAAAATAGCAGAAGGGAGGAAGGGAAGATGAGAATTTATACGCGAGGTGGCGATCAGGGAGAAACCAGTTTATGGGATGGTCAGCGAGTAAGTAAAGACGAGTGCCGGGTGGAATGTTATGGAACCGTCGATGAGCTGAGCAGTTTTATGGGCGTAGCTCGGGCCTCTGTAAAAGATCAGGAAGTCAACGAAATCTTAAAAGAGATTCAACAAGAATTGTTTATCCTGGGTGGTGAACTGGCAACCCGAAATCCAGAAAAAATTCGGGATACCATCACAGAGGAACATGTGAAAAAGCAAGAAGAGTTGATTGACCGCTATATGGGCCAGTTAGAAAAACCGTTAACTTTTGTAG
This region of Tindallia magadiensis genomic DNA includes:
- a CDS encoding cob(I)yrinic acid a,c-diamide adenosyltransferase, with protein sequence MRIYTRGGDQGETSLWDGQRVSKDECRVECYGTVDELSSFMGVARASVKDQEVNEILKEIQQELFILGGELATRNPEKIRDTITEEHVKKQEELIDRYMGQLEKPLTFVVPGETISSANLHVARTVCRRLERRIIWLMREEEINDCLLRYVNRLSDTLFALAVKEESQ